The Salvia splendens isolate huo1 chromosome 20, SspV2, whole genome shotgun sequence nucleotide sequence AAAtgattttcttcaaattttaataaGAAATCACGGTTTATACGTCATATTTGGATGAATGTCAAATCAACACCTAAATCGCACTAGAGCATCAACAGTGGCGCGAaattcccggcggaattcccaaaaacacctcctgccacgtcatacggacttcccactgcactgccacgtcataaggaattcccactgcacagtggcggacatctcCAAGGACACCccgaaggacttcccacaattaaaaaatgtaatgcaaTAAAcaggaattccgcgcggacgtctgtgggagtcaacgcaatggcggacgtccgcgcggcgTCGCGGCGGAATTCCGCGTAAACGCCGCGaaactgcggtgtcctcggcAGAATTCCGTATCCATGCATACCATGCAAAATGGCAGACGTCCGCCGCGGAATTCCGCTACGCCGGTCGGAATTCCGCCGAGACGGGcgtcattgctgatgctcttagcaAGTTAAAATTCACGAGTAATTTGTTCGATCTAAAAAACAACGTCAATACTTTTTCACACACTACCCTAATTGGAGCGTGATGTCCTTTCAACTCTCCAAATGCAAGAAGCGTAAAAATGCTAAGTTTGGAAACAATATACTTCTTCGGCCTCGGGTTAATCGCACTTTTCTGTTTCGACTCGTCCCAAACTActtacattatttttatttaaagtaAAACTTATaacatttaaataatatattatagtTAATTATATCTTCTCTTTGTTAAGTGATATCTTGTTacatttaaaatactaatttaagtaaactaaaaaatcaatctcaaattttcAAACTAGAAAGAAAAAATCTGAGAGggaatatattaattaatgtcACAATAAAATTGTACTTTTATATTCCATTTCCAATATTTTTTGTGCACAGTTTGGCCGTAGAGACGTAATCTAATCGCCCCCATAGGCCAAAACATAAGAGTTATGCACCACCAACTTGATTGTTTGATAAAGTGAAATGGCAGAAGTGTTAAAAGGATTTaaacttatttttaaaatatcaccAACTTTTGTCTTTAATCAAATCTCCCAAATTTTCTGATTTTCTTCACCTCAATACATAAGAAGACAAAATCATTTTAGCAAACAAAAAACGAGAAGTACCTCTAACTTTTGGCCTTTTTGGCATATGAAAAAACATCCTTTGAGTAAAACAAAAGTCCAAGGCATTTTTTATAGAGTGATGTTAAATGGCCATaatatggccagccataaaaataaaatattaataaaaatctaTACATTTAATGCTAATATTACTTGAAACTTGTTCATCTAAAAAGTATCAATTTTTTAAGACTATTTTACCCTTGTGCATAAAGAGGGAGTAGAGTAAAATTAAATAGGGAGTATAGTAGTATactaattttttaatactagtacTCGTAATTCTTTCCAATTCAAATATAAGCAAATGACGCATAATAATGTTTAGATATGATAGAATCTTATCATGGGGTACCTAATATGTTGACATGGAATTTATTGTATACAATTCAGATGTCAACTTACAGTAAAGGATATTAGTTTCGTCTAATTTATCAATCTTGgacattattaattaaaatagttgtacatatttttgtatttttaataaaaatatttttttattataaataagaaTACTTACAATGCATCTGCAATTTCTAGAAATATATCTAAAATTGAAATCCATTTGTATGCAGATGAACACATTTGGAGTTGCGTATAAAAACAAGATCATGTCATATCTTATTTTCAGACTTTCTAATTGGTTAATTTTACGCCTCTATTAAATTAAGCGGAGAATTTATGGATATGAAATAGTAGTAACTAGTACTTTCTCCGTCCTATAAGAATAtgtattctttcctttttagtccgccCCAAAAATATTCtctttccaattttgaaaactaattaGTGTGGGACTCATTCCtaataacaatactttaatttcttttttctctctacctctcttactttatcaattttgcattaaaattcatgccaAACCTAAAATAATAATAGGATAATTGCGACCGTAATATACTAGCTCATAATATTACATGGCACCATGTtgtaatatactatatattagcaattatataataatatgatttttttatttttaatactattgTTATTGGTCTTATTAATATAGCCTATAGTATGTATTCgtaacaaaaatttaaatgtttGTCATACAATGAAACTACTATATAATAATGATAGTACAATGCTACTAATATATCATTACAAATTTATGGCCAAACTCACCCTATTAGTACCATGACGGCATGACCTTTAGATGCGTTTTGCATATAAAGTTTATCCATGTTATCCATAGAAGTTAATATTATTAGTACTATGTTTatgttattgttattattattattattattattattatcatgtTTAGTTATTGGTATATAATTGTATTGTGTCCTATGATAGTTATTTTGGCcataattagttatagttatTTTTGTAATGTAATAACATTATATTAGTACTCCGTATATTTTACATAATACATTGTGGGAATATATTAGTAGTATCTTAAATATACAATTATTTATAACATTAATATGTGACATATATAATGAAATTAAACTTTTGATTATATGAtacaattataatatatataaataattttatgataTGCAATACAATTATATAACGCACATTCATGAAAAATGACTAGCAAAATTAGAATAGCTAGGAGTAACATTGGTataagattaattaattttatttgactTGATCGTAAAATATATTAACTATATGCAACCGTACATACTTATTagcataatttatttatcatatattGATATCTTTTACTAAGATATGGTAGgatttatttaatattcatatatatatatatatatatatatatatatatatatatatatatatatatatatatataatttgtttTAAAGTATAGAAGATTGTGCATAATAAAGGTTTATTAGTAATTTTTCTTGGAAATAATAATTGTCATTATTATGGTGAGAGAATGTTGTATTAATAAATTTGAAGTGAAATATTAGTAATAGTTTTCGAAATAGTGGGAAAAGGGCAATTACATAAAATCACACTTAGCATTAACtattactaataatttattacatcaacttttatatttatttacaaaaatgccACCGTGTGgctggccacattatggccacgTAGCATTTCCCTTTTTTATAATATCCTAGAAATTGGAGATCTAAACATTACTTATATGATGAATAGCATGatagtttatttttaaaaaaaaaactcaaaaattgGCACATTTAAAATTGTgcagatatttttaaaataagatGAGTTCTGAATATAACAATATCCAACTAATTCAATGTAAATGCAACACAAATGGTATGCATTAAAATCATGATCACTTCgtcaacaaaacaaaaaattctgaaaatgtaatttttGCAAAGTCACACATACCGACACTAAAGTCCAATTCAATCAACACATTATACATCCACCATTAATGCTTATACCAAACCAAACCTCATAAACACCAGCAACTAGAGAAACATTCTTACAATATTAGTCacgtatttttcatttttcttaaatACTATAATTAGATTCCTCAGAAAATTAGAAACAAAAACAACCAACAAACTCTTCCGAAAccgaaaaaactaaaaaaaattagcaGATAATAACTCCTCTGCAGATTCTGCTTTTGTTTTCCTAATTAATCTCACCTCAATGCTACTGAAAATTCGAGCTAGGTGTGTAAATCGCAAGATCCGGCCaatctccgccgccgccgccctgCAAATTCAAGAattcatcaccatcaccatcaccatcaccatcaccatcaccgcCTCCGGAAACGTCCAAACCCGGATTCGCATCTGGGCCCGGACCCGTTTCATCGAAATGGGCTGGCCCATTAGGGTCCAGAAAACCGTCGAAGTGGTCCACACCTGAGCCCAGCAAGGAGCTGAAGCCCAAGGTATCAAACTGCCCAGTGAAATTCTCTCCTCTCAGCGGCAATGTGTCGAACACCTCGCCGGCCTTGTCCTGATCGCTGCTCTTTCCGTCTTTGGGCGGAGGCGGGGGTGCGGCTACGGCGGGGCGTTTGGAGGTGGTTTCGGAGGTGGTTTGGGAGGAGCTTCGCTTGGAGGTTTTGCGGGAGCCGCCGCCGACGGGGATGTTCCGCAAGGTGCCGCCTTTGGTCCAGTAGCGCTTGCAGCTGCGGCAGAAATGGCGAGGCTGGGAGAGATTGTAGTTGTTGTAGTAGCAGAATTTGGTGTTGGGGGAGTCGCAGCGAGGGCATTTCAGCTGCTCCTGCTCCGGGAATTGAGGCTGCTGCGATTGCGCCTGAACCTGTGAGTACggattttgcattttttttgttgttgaaaAAGATTCGATTTTTGGAGGGGAATTGAAGATCTGCGATGAGGGTTTGGAGAATTGGGggtgaaaaaattgaaatattgagGCAGTGTTCCGGTGTTATGGTGGTGGTGATGTGAAAGATCTGTGGGAGTCCGCGTGAGAGAGACGATCCGACATCATGATATATACATACACGATGCatacaagagagagagagaattgaattGATAATCACTAGTCACTACAGAAGTCTCTCAAAGTTGGAATTTTTGGGTGAGGTTTGACGTGACATGACTACTCAAGGAGTAGTTTATTAATTAGAGGGGAggtttatttcttaatcacTCATTAGAATAGTATTAAGATTCTCTGCTGTGGAATGTGGTGTAGCAGCATAAATTCTGTTGATTGATTATTTTTGGCCtggtttttcttctttctttatgGCTCTTGAAAATGATATGTAggcaataaaattaaaaaacatttgtttttttaaCAGTTAAGtgataaagaataaagtaaaaagaagcaaaaatatttatatgatGTTATTATCATTTTGGGCAAGTGATTTaggaaaatgatttttaaaaagttaggcggcgagagaataaagtagaaaagatacaagagaataaagtagaaaagataaataataaagtaagataaagaagaaaaaactcATTTTGAATGAGACGTCACAAAAAGATATACAATAGGAATTAGTTATGGTAAGAATTCTTTGAGACTGATGTATAGATAAGAATGggaaatgacaaaaatattctcagatttttttgaagtttaagaataatgtcattttttatttatgtgttAAAATAGTATTCCTCCGTCCCAATTTGCTTGAGTCAtatttgattttgagttgtcccaagttacttgagtcatttctttttttttactaaaaacaaaatatctaatcttacctactttattctttcttttactttattctctagtctattttatttaagtcATTCAAcaaaactttcttaaatcttaataaacttattattcatttcaaaatataattaatcataaattttttttgaaactttcttaaatcttaatgaacttattattcatttcaaaatataattaatcatcATTTTTCTTACGAAACTATTAAGTACTGACCAAAACATAATTTCTAATACTAGAAGCTATCACGCTTAATTAATAAATAGGTCCAAAAATCTTTTCCAAATAAATGCATGAGATCAATATTAGCGTTAAATTTAGTAACAAAatgtgaattaaataaattaatgatatgtgagacatacttacaatatatagttaaagtgaaaagaGACAACTAATTGCAATGCACTAAAACGATAAAACTGAGACATGTATTAATAGACATAAGGAATaaaagtttataaaatgataagaAACAAATTACTCTTGATCATGCAATCTTGAGGCTTTTAGCAAAAATCGTGCACTATGGAGAACTTTACAATTATAGTACTCTCTCATTTCAAAGTTAAGtgaatcatattttattttttggagtaTTATCTCAAATTAGTTAGAGTCAATTTActttataattaaaaactaaatatttaatcaatcatattttatattctctcttattttaactttttattttattttatattatagtatttatttaatcCATCAAACATAACTTTCTTAATATTCGCGCAAAAAGAAATGGTCCAACAGATCAAATAGAGAAAAAACATAATTCTCCAAAATAGTTTTACACACCAAAACACTCATTGTTATATACCTGGAGTACAACATAGAAGCaccttcaaaatcaaaatgtatTTCACAACCACAttacatttttatttcttattttactaattctttattattttatgtaatttgaaattatattttataactaaatttatatgcaattttattaaaattaaaattacctaTTAAAAAGCCGGAAGTTATATAATTAAAAGCTGgatattacataattaaaagcaaaatatgatatgatatgGTGGATCATTATTCATCTGAGGTGTcctatttaaaatttattaatcatATATGATGTAATAGTAGCACACGTCGCAATAATTAGAAATGATCTTTCAAGAAAAATATCTAAATCGGGGGACGCAAGATGATGCAACACATCATAAATCATATTACATGCGTACGTAAAAACAATTGTTTAAATAATAGCttgatattaaattataaacatTAGGTAGTGTTCGAATTAGTGGAACTATCAAACCAAACAATTTAGGATTATTTAAATCTAAGGTGACCAATGGCATAATCTTTTAATATGGCGTGAGTGTCAAGAAGAGACAAGAGGTCAATTGCAATTCTTATTATGTCAAAAGGTGATCTTTTAATCACAACCAACCTTAATAATCTTTTAAATATATGTAACTAGTGTTCCATAATAATTTAGACGAGGTACTTTTTCCCTTTAATAATCCCAATATTCTCCTTAAAGTGTAAACACTAAACAACCATATTACCTTACTAATTAAAgatgtataaaaaattatatattgtaaaatttcaaattatcaGCTATAAACCTACGTTAAAAAGAAAGATATTGTATAAACCCTCTGTTCCgttgaagatgactcactttcattCTGTTTATTCCAACAAAAATGagttattattaaaattataaacatcttttatctctattttattctctctctacttaACATACAAattaaaactgcataaaatctcgtgtcgccTAAAGAAGatgtcatcttccttgggacagaggaagtagttTATTTTGTGTTGTACATAGTAATACTTAATCGAAAAATTTTATCAATAgcagttactccctccgtccgcgaatatgaGTCATAGTTCATTTTTAcaataaatggtaatagggtcccacaCTCCACCAACTCATATCACTCACATTCCACTGACTTTTttccaccaattttttttaacatttattaaaactcgtactgCCAATAATGAAACTTTTAATGACGAACAAAGGGAGTATAACATTGTTACAATGATATTCTCGACTTTCACTCTTCTTTCAATATCGATGCTACTTCTAGCGACAGTCACGATAGCTATATCTAGTTCCATTTCAGGCTCCGAATCCGAGCCAAGCTGGTAACCGATCAAGCAAGCCGTCAAAATATAGTGGCATCATGCCATGTTgaatcttgaccgtccatttgtGCGCAAGCAAATGAATTGGTGCCGTTGATCTTCGTGGACTTTCTTATTGGGCCCAAACCCAATAAGAATTCATAATAGTGCGGTCTGACTATTTTTATACAAATACAGCCGTACAATAATAATTAttgccttttttctttttcaatgtTTTTTGTAATTACGTGAAACAATACACAAGCCAATACGCCAAAACTATTTTaatgtattgacatattattgGATGTAAAGAGTCACCATCTCAAGATATTTTAAGTAACATATTTATTCTTTTGGTTTATTAGgttatttttatattagttgTGTGCAATTATAAAATGAATCTTATCCATGTGATAATGGTTGTCTTGCTCTTTCAAACGATCGAAACGTTGAGTTggctagtatttttttattaatttacaaGAAATTTTGTGGTGCAATTTGATTAATTTGGCGGCACCAAATTAATGTGAAATATCTACATCGTTTCCCCACCACAATATATTGGATTCATATCCAATTAACAAATACGTACCACATAATGTTAGGTACCAAAGCACTGCCACTAAAAGGTTAATAATGCTATTAAGTATCAAATACAAACAAAAGAGTTAATCACAAAGTAATGTCTATACGTATAACGAACCCTTTTTAACAAAAGGGTAAAACAAATTTCATACGTTAAGTAAAAATACATCTTAgtttatgcattaaaatcacACCGGctagaaaaataatttatttttagaattCATGTTGAAGTTTGGTAGGGCAAACTTTAGGAGGATGGGCGGAAGACGCAGCACTCACGCTGCCCTTAGATCCGGAATGGAGGGCAGAGCGGCGAGGGGTGGTCGCAGCACCTGGTGGCTAAAGGGGCGCAGCTGATGGGCGGTGATGATGTAATCAGATCAACCAcaatctaattaatatatatatgagCAAGATATACGAGTTACTCGGCTGTTTGGTAAATAAATAAGGTCTATGTTAGGCCATCAAAGCTCATCTCAACTCGAAGCGGATTAGTTCAAAATGGTGGATGATTTAACAGTCCAAAAAAGTGAGATAACATATCCTTATCTTAAAGTCCATTTTAATTCATTATCTTGTGCTAATTTAACATGTCTACCAAACATGCACTAAGATACTAACTACCCTTTAGATTTTAGTCCATATCATACATTGACAATTTTCGATATTCAACGAGTCGACAAGATTGAATAAGTATACATAAATTTGTTTGACTAAATGAACGACTTAATTTTGTCATCAGTCGCTAGTGTCTCAacttattttatagtactaccATTTTACCAACTTTATATTCATAACTAAGAAACTATCAGAATTCTCAGTTTTTATGTAATTCGAGTTTAATTGAAATGTCATTGATGATATAAGTTTGCCTAGACATAACTtataaaaattagaattatgTGAATGAAATGACACACAATATGAATAAGATTGTACTTATATACTGTAGACTTTATTTACTAGTAGAAGAATATTAATGTTAAATACCACAAATATAAAATGGTTcttctgaaaaaaaaatgtgaataaatTTAAAAGCATTCTTTTAAAGGACTGAGGAAGTAATGAAAGGCGTTGGCGTTGAAGTTgaataaactaaaatgaaatCATTGAATAAAATACTGCACCAAACCCCAAACCCCAAACCCTAAACTTAATTATTCTACTAGATATATATAATATCAAGTGAAATGTTGCAAAAGACTTGGCAAATACAGTATGATGAAAGAAAAGCGAATGTTCACATTATAAGTTGTAAAGTAACATGAAATCTATTATAACAAAGATTTACTTCATTATGAACCCACCTCAATTACATCTATAATTTTGTTTGTATTTGAAAAGCATATATGAGTAAGAAAAGGTGTGAATACCAAGCTACAATATTTGACCAATGAACCTAAATACCTAATCACTCTTCTAGCAATCCAAAAATCTGAATAAACATAAAAATGGTAATCAAAGTAGACGGTGGATTTGACTATTCCTAATGAATTTACCCTTTTGATAGGATATATATACTCCTACATATACTAATATTCAGTTTTTTCATACGGTTTCATTCACACAAATTAATCTTTTTTGGGTAACCTAATTAGGTAAGCCCCATTCTCCACTATATCACTTTCTCTTTCCTGCCTTACtaatttttactaattttgcattaaactcGTGTTGCCCACTATTAAGACTAgtagacggaggaagtataatttATGCATGctgagaaaaaacaaaaaaatgttcCAAAAGTGAGTATAAACAGTATGCCATATAAAAGAATATAGCTTAGTCACAACCCATTTAACTCCTACATCTTGGCAGCCTTCATATCATAACATTTTTAGAAAAAGCATCCATTCATTTGAAGATGAGAGAGTGTCACTAAACTACAAACCACACAAATAAGCTTACACAAATACTAAATCCAACAATCCATGAACAAATAACAATATTAAGTTGCAATGCAATACACTTCTCATGATCATCATCACACACAGTAGCTATTCGTAATTCGCATTAAAAAACGCGATTGCTAGGTTTCGAAAGCATGGAAGTACCTTGCCTTTAAACTATAGTTGAAATTGAAACATTTTACAAATTAATATAAGCTATAAGATTCAATACTTTTACAAGCGAAAATATCCAGCAAAATATTCTATAGTTGAAGAAAAGGGCTAAAACCATCCTATGATAAATCGATGTGAAAAGTATTAAGCTACCCATGGAAGTTAATAAAACTTAATGGCCTGCAAGTTAGCAGCATCAAGATTTTCAGAGTGAGAAGAAACTACATTTACCTTAGAACTAGAGACAATATATTGCATCTTTAGTTTCCGTTTTG carries:
- the LOC121780635 gene encoding dof zinc finger protein DOF1.7-like codes for the protein MQNPYSQVQAQSQQPQFPEQEQLKCPRCDSPNTKFCYYNNYNLSQPRHFCRSCKRYWTKGGTLRNIPVGGGSRKTSKRSSSQTTSETTSKRPAVAAPPPPPKDGKSSDQDKAGEVFDTLPLRGENFTGQFDTLGFSSLLGSGVDHFDGFLDPNGPAHFDETGPGPDANPGLDVSGGGDGDGDGDGDGDEFLNLQGGGGGDWPDLAIYTPSSNFQ